The following are from one region of the Deltaproteobacteria bacterium genome:
- the hemC gene encoding hydroxymethylbilane synthase, with product MKRKIKLGSRGSQLALWQANWVKSELGKRYKNLEVEIIKIKTTGDKILDVPLAKVGGKGLFVKEIEEALLGKRIDLAVHSMKDVPTDFPNGLHLAAITEREDPRDAFIISQKLKVKSQKFKDLAYGASIGTSSLRRSSQLLNVRPDLKIEQLRGNLNTRLRKLNEGHFDAIILAAAGLKRLGWSERITEYLSPEISLPAIGQGALGIETRIDDKEINELTAFFDHPATSISVRAERALLKKLEGGCQVPIAAYGEVKNNQLKLIGLVASIDGKRIIKDSITGQIDRAEAIGIELAERLLSMGAWDILKEVYETAPPMQGGAG from the coding sequence TTGAAAAGAAAGATTAAACTCGGCTCACGCGGTAGCCAGCTTGCATTGTGGCAGGCAAACTGGGTAAAGTCAGAGCTGGGAAAAAGATATAAGAACCTTGAAGTAGAGATAATAAAGATCAAAACAACAGGAGATAAAATCCTTGATGTGCCTCTTGCAAAGGTCGGCGGCAAAGGGCTTTTTGTAAAAGAGATTGAAGAAGCTCTGCTGGGAAAAAGGATTGATCTGGCTGTGCATTCCATGAAGGATGTGCCGACTGATTTTCCCAACGGATTGCACCTTGCTGCAATTACAGAGAGGGAAGACCCAAGGGATGCGTTTATAATAAGTCAAAAGTTAAAAGTCAAAAGTCAAAAGTTTAAAGACCTGGCTTACGGCGCAAGTATCGGCACAAGCAGCCTTAGACGTTCATCTCAATTGCTTAATGTAAGACCTGATTTAAAGATTGAGCAGTTAAGAGGAAACCTTAACACACGTTTAAGAAAACTTAATGAAGGACACTTTGATGCAATCATCCTCGCAGCAGCGGGACTTAAAAGGCTCGGATGGTCTGAAAGGATTACCGAATACCTTTCACCCGAAATTAGCCTTCCTGCCATAGGTCAGGGCGCGCTTGGCATAGAGACAAGGATAGATGATAAAGAGATAAATGAACTGACGGCCTTTTTTGACCACCCGGCTACTTCTATTTCAGTAAGGGCAGAACGGGCGCTTTTAAAGAAACTCGAAGGCGGATGTCAGGTGCCAATCGCCGCATACGGAGAAGTTAAAAACAATCAGCTAAAACTCATTGGTCTGGTCGCGTCTATAGATGGAAAAAGGATTATTAAAGATTCTATTACAGGCCAAATTGACAGGGCAGAGGCTATCGGCATAGAACTGGCGGAAAGACTTCTCAGTATGGGCGCATGGGATATATTGAAAGAGGTTTATGAAACTGCGCCGCCCATGCAGGGCGGGGCGGGTTAA
- the hemA gene encoding glutamyl-tRNA reductase, with translation MNLIVVGLSHKTAPVEIRERLSFPAQTIGEPLNRLCTAYEINEGVIISTCNRVEVFAVTRDIEKGLWQVKKFLSEYHNIPLEGLDKHLYAYTSEDAVRHIFRVSSGIDSMIIGEPQILGQVKDAYGYALQHKTAGVIMNKLFHKAFSVAKRIRTETKIGSSAVSVSYAAVELAKKIFGTLEGKIAMLIGAGEMAELAARHLLSSGVQEIIVANRTYEKAIEMAKGFNGTPIMFREFTHYLKKVDIVIASTAAPKFIIHPEQIEEVIKERKNRSMFFIDISVPRNIDPLINNIDNIYLYNVDDLQGVVEANLKERAKEAKEAEAIINEELGNFHRWVKSLDVVPTIVALKKKFEEIRKGEMEKALSGMNNLQEKDKETIDAMTKAIINKVVHDPVTHLKKEANKVEGDFYIEAARKLFDLDAEADKEAKKAEEG, from the coding sequence ATGAATCTAATCGTAGTCGGTCTCAGTCATAAAACAGCGCCTGTTGAGATAAGGGAGAGGCTTTCATTTCCTGCCCAAACAATAGGCGAGCCGTTAAACAGGCTATGCACAGCCTATGAAATAAACGAAGGGGTTATTATATCCACATGCAACAGGGTTGAGGTATTTGCTGTTACGAGGGACATTGAAAAGGGGCTGTGGCAGGTAAAGAAGTTCTTATCAGAATATCACAACATACCTCTGGAAGGATTAGATAAGCATCTTTATGCCTATACATCAGAAGATGCGGTAAGGCATATCTTCCGGGTTTCTTCAGGCATTGATTCAATGATCATAGGAGAGCCGCAGATACTGGGTCAGGTAAAGGATGCCTATGGTTACGCCCTCCAGCACAAAACCGCCGGCGTTATAATGAATAAGCTTTTTCACAAGGCATTCTCGGTTGCAAAGAGGATCCGCACAGAGACAAAGATAGGCTCCAGCGCAGTCTCCGTAAGCTACGCAGCAGTGGAGCTGGCAAAAAAAATCTTTGGAACGCTTGAGGGCAAGATAGCTATGCTTATAGGCGCCGGAGAGATGGCTGAACTTGCAGCCAGGCATCTCCTTTCAAGCGGAGTGCAGGAGATAATCGTGGCAAACAGAACCTACGAAAAGGCTATAGAGATGGCCAAGGGCTTCAATGGCACGCCTATCATGTTCAGAGAGTTTACCCATTATCTTAAAAAGGTGGATATTGTCATTGCTTCAACTGCCGCGCCTAAATTCATAATACATCCTGAGCAGATAGAGGAGGTAATAAAGGAGCGAAAGAACCGGTCAATGTTTTTTATTGACATCTCTGTTCCCCGGAATATAGACCCGCTTATAAACAATATAGATAACATCTACCTTTATAATGTTGACGACCTTCAGGGCGTTGTTGAGGCAAATTTAAAAGAAAGGGCAAAAGAGGCGAAAGAGGCTGAGGCAATTATCAATGAGGAATTGGGCAATTTCCATAGATGGGTCAAGTCCCTTGATGTGGTGCCGACCATTGTGGCATTAAAGAAAAAATTTGAAGAGATAAGAAAGGGCGAGATGGAAAAGGCATTGTCAGGGATGAATAACCTGCAGGAAAAGGATAAAGAGACAATAGACGCCATGACAAAGGCAATAATCAATAAGGTAGTTCACGACCCTGTAACCCATCTTAAAAAAGAGGCAAACAAGGTGGAGGGGGATTTTTATATAGAGGCGGCAAGAAAACTGTTTGATCTAGACGCAGAGGCAGATAAAGAGGCAAAAAAGGCTGAAGAAGGATAG
- a CDS encoding TIGR00282 family metallophosphoesterase yields MQNNNTAETVKVFFIGDIIGRPGRNAVKGLLPDIIEKYAIDFIIANGENAAGGFGITPNIAEELIGLNIDVITSGNHIWDKKEIIGYIRDKKWLLRPANYPEGVPGSGWAVMKTRSDIKIGIFNLCGRVFMDNLDCPFRVGSEILKQITHETPIIILDMHAETTSEKAAMAWFLDGKVSAVIGTHTHVQTADERIFPQGTAFITDAGMTGSLNSVIGMQKEPVLERFLTQMPQKFEVAANDVIMQGVVVSIDVVSGKAMAIERINIPL; encoded by the coding sequence ATGCAAAATAACAATACGGCCGAGACAGTCAAGGTTTTCTTTATTGGAGATATCATCGGAAGACCGGGCAGGAATGCGGTTAAGGGGCTTCTGCCGGATATAATAGAAAAATACGCAATAGATTTTATCATAGCAAACGGCGAAAATGCTGCCGGCGGGTTTGGGATTACGCCGAATATAGCAGAAGAGCTTATTGGTCTTAATATTGATGTGATAACATCAGGCAATCACATCTGGGATAAAAAGGAGATTATAGGTTATATCAGGGATAAAAAATGGCTCTTGAGGCCTGCCAACTATCCTGAAGGAGTTCCAGGTTCCGGTTGGGCAGTAATGAAAACAAGGTCGGATATAAAGATAGGCATTTTCAACCTTTGCGGAAGGGTCTTTATGGACAATCTTGATTGCCCGTTCAGGGTTGGCAGTGAAATACTGAAACAGATAACGCATGAAACACCCATAATTATTCTTGATATGCACGCTGAAACAACCTCTGAAAAGGCTGCGATGGCCTGGTTTCTTGACGGCAAGGTAAGCGCTGTGATAGGCACACACACCCATGTTCAGACCGCCGATGAAAGGATATTCCCTCAAGGAACAGCATTCATAACTGATGCAGGTATGACTGGTTCTTTAAATTCAGTGATTGGAATGCAAAAGGAGCCGGTTCTTGAAAGATTTCTTACGCAGATGCCGCAAAAGTTCGAGGTGGCTGCAAATGATGTTATAATGCAGGGTGTTGTAGTGTCTATAGATGTAGTAAGCGGCAAGGCAATGGCTATTGAAAGAATAAATATACCATTATAG
- the tyrS gene encoding tyrosine--tRNA ligase, which produces MDITTQLSIIKRGIVDLISEEELKEKLQNAAKDGKPLRIKAGFDPTAPDLHLGHTVLIQKLKQFQELGHHVIFLIGDFTGMIGDPTGKSETRKPLTKDDVAKNAETYKAQIFKILDEEKTEIAFNSRWMNNLPVADFILLASKHTVARMLERDDFKKRYTGNRPIAIHEFLYPLIQGYDSVVLKADVEIGGTDQKFNLLVGRELQREFGQTPQVVITMPLLEGTDGVQKMSKSLGNYIGITEPPGEIFGKIMSVSDELMLRYYELLSSLSNTELEELKQGLKNGAVHPKDAKVRLAKEMTTRFYGSDSAIKAASEFDKVFKAKDIPEDIEEKVIAIQTDYAGVVDILKTIGLVPSSSEARRLIQQGGVSIDGMRVSDINLRLPANKNYLLQVGKRRFARVIIKKQ; this is translated from the coding sequence ATAGATATTACGACACAACTTTCTATTATAAAAAGAGGGATTGTTGATCTTATATCAGAAGAAGAACTGAAAGAAAAATTGCAAAATGCCGCAAAAGACGGCAAACCTCTCCGCATCAAGGCAGGCTTTGACCCTACAGCCCCTGACCTCCATCTTGGTCATACTGTTCTTATTCAAAAATTGAAACAATTTCAAGAATTAGGACATCATGTGATATTCCTCATCGGCGATTTTACCGGCATGATTGGCGACCCAACAGGCAAGTCCGAGACCAGAAAACCCTTAACAAAAGACGATGTGGCTAAAAACGCAGAGACATACAAGGCCCAGATATTTAAAATTCTGGATGAGGAAAAAACCGAAATAGCATTCAACAGCCGCTGGATGAATAATCTCCCTGTAGCAGACTTTATACTCCTTGCCTCCAAACATACCGTTGCCAGAATGCTTGAACGTGATGACTTTAAAAAACGCTATACGGGCAACAGGCCGATTGCAATCCATGAATTTTTGTATCCGCTCATTCAGGGTTATGACTCTGTAGTATTGAAGGCTGATGTGGAAATCGGCGGAACAGACCAGAAATTCAATCTTTTGGTAGGCAGGGAACTCCAGAGAGAATTTGGCCAGACGCCTCAGGTTGTCATCACCATGCCGCTTCTCGAAGGGACTGACGGCGTGCAGAAGATGAGCAAATCCCTTGGGAATTATATAGGGATTACCGAACCTCCCGGAGAAATATTTGGAAAGATAATGTCTGTGTCAGACGAACTGATGCTAAGATATTATGAACTTTTAAGCTCTCTCTCCAACACAGAACTTGAAGAATTAAAACAAGGTTTAAAAAATGGCGCGGTTCATCCAAAGGATGCCAAGGTCAGACTTGCAAAAGAGATGACAACAAGATTTTATGGAAGCGACTCTGCAATTAAGGCAGCCTCTGAATTTGATAAGGTATTCAAGGCCAAAGATATCCCGGAGGATATAGAAGAAAAGGTTATTGCCATTCAGACCGACTATGCAGGGGTTGTTGATATTTTAAAAACAATTGGTTTGGTTCCTTCAAGCTCAGAGGCAAGAAGACTTATCCAGCAGGGGGGAGTTAGTATTGACGGAATGAGAGTATCTGATATAAACTTAAGGCTGCCTGCCAATAAAAATTATTTGCTGCAGGTGGGTAAAAGAAGATTTGCAAGGGTCATCATCAAAAAGCAATAG
- the bcsA gene encoding UDP-forming cellulose synthase catalytic subunit codes for MNKETLFHIAIYLAASALVFAIIYFTDAYLNISHEASISWGLLAMAIILNRVESFKHVPGRVIFIFIAGLITLRYFIWRTFDTLIYVGPLDMVGMALIYAAEVYAVAIHFLGMFVSLWPLERSPMPLPDDPSILPTVDILIPTYNESEEIVKLTAVAATQIDYPKEKLNIYILDDGATTARRNNKETSQSAWERYHRFSGMAQDLDVHYIAREENIHAKAGNLNHALKKTGGDLVLILDCDHVPTRDILKNTVGYFLKDKKLFLAQTPHFFINPTTVEKNIGSFSNAPGENDMFYHSVHLGLDFWNASYFCGSAALLRRKYLMEIGGISGHTITEDAETSLHLHNRGYNSVFIKRPMICGLSPETFDDYIQQRSRWAQGMTQILILANPLLANNLTIPQKLCYFNSSFFWLFSIARLIFYLGPALFLILGLKVYHASVGQMLIYALPHVISTFVVMGFFYGKVRRPFFSEIYESVQSIYLLPAVLSVILNPRRPTFKITPKGKTIESEFTNPMASAFLLVSLINIVAIFWAVSKWVNYPIYRDVIFVTFSWCVYNTLLSLATLGAFLERRQMRSNHRAKAAGEVSILEPDSRKYINGQIRDLSMTGIGIEVNVPFSNPEPDRDIMIAGHDSYGERYEFKAKVRANIKRGNKTILGLEFIADDKDTFAKVVRFVYGDSQRWVDILDSRTVSASSTGDMYYFAQRGVKGAAASFIYLNNMIYVLLKRYLQSLRIWIRSSHPWIKKETIYEGE; via the coding sequence TTGAACAAAGAAACCCTATTTCATATCGCGATATATCTCGCTGCATCCGCTTTAGTCTTTGCCATAATCTATTTTACGGATGCCTATCTGAATATTTCCCATGAGGCATCTATTAGTTGGGGGCTTCTGGCCATGGCCATCATTTTGAACAGGGTGGAGTCATTCAAGCATGTCCCCGGCAGGGTTATCTTCATATTTATAGCAGGGCTTATTACCTTAAGATATTTTATATGGAGGACATTTGATACCTTGATATATGTAGGTCCTCTGGATATGGTCGGCATGGCGCTTATCTATGCGGCTGAAGTGTATGCTGTAGCCATCCATTTTCTCGGCATGTTTGTCAGTCTATGGCCTCTGGAGCGGAGTCCCATGCCGCTTCCTGATGATCCATCTATACTTCCCACAGTTGACATCCTTATACCTACTTACAATGAATCTGAAGAGATTGTAAAACTCACTGCAGTGGCTGCCACACAGATAGATTATCCCAAAGAAAAGCTGAATATATACATACTGGATGACGGCGCCACAACTGCCAGAAGAAATAATAAAGAGACATCTCAATCTGCATGGGAGAGATATCATCGCTTCAGCGGTATGGCGCAGGATTTAGACGTCCACTATATTGCAAGAGAAGAGAACATTCACGCCAAGGCAGGCAACTTAAATCATGCGCTGAAAAAGACCGGCGGAGACCTTGTCCTTATCCTTGACTGCGACCATGTCCCGACAAGGGATATTCTCAAGAATACGGTGGGCTATTTTTTAAAAGATAAGAAGCTCTTCCTCGCTCAGACACCACATTTCTTTATAAATCCGACAACCGTTGAGAAGAATATCGGTTCATTCTCAAACGCCCCAGGTGAAAATGATATGTTCTATCACAGCGTGCATCTCGGCCTGGATTTCTGGAACGCCAGTTATTTCTGCGGCTCTGCAGCCCTTTTAAGAAGGAAATATTTAATGGAGATTGGAGGTATATCTGGACATACTATTACAGAAGATGCCGAGACATCACTGCATCTGCACAATAGAGGATATAATAGTGTGTTTATCAAAAGGCCGATGATATGCGGCCTCTCTCCTGAGACATTTGACGATTATATCCAGCAGAGAAGCCGTTGGGCCCAGGGTATGACGCAGATATTAATCTTGGCAAATCCATTGCTGGCAAATAACCTTACAATACCACAAAAGCTCTGTTATTTTAATAGCAGCTTTTTCTGGCTTTTTAGCATCGCAAGGCTCATATTTTATTTAGGTCCTGCCCTATTTCTTATACTTGGGCTCAAGGTCTATCACGCATCTGTTGGTCAGATGCTTATCTATGCCCTCCCACATGTCATAAGCACCTTTGTGGTAATGGGCTTTTTCTACGGCAAGGTAAGGAGGCCATTCTTTTCAGAAATTTATGAGAGTGTGCAGTCAATATATCTCCTGCCTGCTGTTTTATCTGTGATATTAAATCCGAGAAGGCCGACATTCAAGATTACGCCAAAGGGTAAAACGATAGAAAGCGAATTTACAAATCCAATGGCATCCGCCTTTTTGTTGGTTAGCCTAATAAATATTGTCGCTATTTTTTGGGCTGTATCTAAATGGGTAAATTATCCAATATACAGGGATGTTATATTTGTCACATTCTCCTGGTGTGTTTATAATACGTTACTGTCTCTGGCTACACTTGGCGCATTTCTTGAAAGAAGGCAGATGCGCAGCAATCATAGGGCAAAGGCTGCAGGAGAGGTAAGCATATTGGAGCCAGACTCAAGAAAGTATATCAATGGACAGATCAGAGACCTTTCTATGACAGGCATTGGAATTGAGGTGAATGTACCGTTTTCTAATCCAGAGCCAGATAGGGATATTATGATAGCAGGGCATGATAGTTACGGCGAGAGGTATGAGTTTAAGGCAAAGGTCAGGGCAAATATAAAAAGGGGCAATAAGACTATCTTGGGGCTTGAATTTATCGCTGACGATAAGGATACATTCGCAAAGGTAGTGAGATTTGTTTACGGCGACAGTCAAAGGTGGGTGGATATATTGGATTCCAGAACAGTATCCGCAAGTTCAACTGGCGACATGTATTATTTTGCCCAGAGAGGCGTTAAGGGGGCTGCAGCAAGTTTTATTTATCTCAATAATATGATATATGTTTTGCTGAAAAGATATTTGCAATCCCTGCGGATATGGATTAGATCATCCCATCCATGGATTAAGAAGGAGACAATTTATGAAGGTGAATAA